One genomic window of Cellulophaga sp. Hel_I_12 includes the following:
- the bla gene encoding class A beta-lactamase, subclass A2, with protein MTKLFQLTVLLLLLIPSCQSSNNKTNLLRSKIEQIVSDKNAVVGVSIMGNKVKDTISLHGDRRFPMQSVFKFHIALAVLSEVDKGKLSLDQKIEINKNELLPEDFWSPLRDENPNGGSFTIERLIQYTVSHSDNTACDVLIRLIGTPKTVEEYIKKNSIKDIQITFNEQDMQAKWGNMFENWTTPKAASETLKIFYENKNNLLSKTSHDFFWKTNKETTTGNNRIKGQLPEGVIVAHKTGWSGTNKESGITGAVNNIGIVFLPNGEYFIISVFVTESKESFDTNEKIIADIAKATYDFYTKSTK; from the coding sequence ATGACAAAACTATTTCAATTGACAGTTTTACTTTTATTACTCATACCGAGTTGCCAAAGTTCAAATAACAAAACCAACTTGCTACGAAGTAAAATTGAGCAAATTGTATCCGACAAAAACGCAGTAGTTGGAGTTTCGATTATGGGGAATAAGGTTAAAGACACCATTTCTTTACACGGAGATAGACGATTTCCAATGCAAAGTGTTTTTAAATTTCATATTGCACTTGCAGTATTGTCGGAGGTTGATAAAGGAAAACTTTCGTTAGACCAGAAAATAGAGATAAATAAAAATGAACTTTTACCCGAAGATTTTTGGAGTCCATTGAGAGACGAAAATCCGAACGGTGGGAGTTTTACTATTGAAAGATTAATTCAATATACCGTTTCTCATAGTGATAATACAGCTTGTGATGTTTTAATACGACTTATTGGAACACCCAAAACAGTTGAAGAATACATTAAAAAAAATAGTATTAAAGACATACAAATTACTTTCAACGAACAAGATATGCAGGCAAAATGGGGAAATATGTTTGAGAACTGGACAACACCAAAAGCGGCCAGTGAGACGCTGAAAATATTTTATGAGAATAAAAACAACTTACTTTCAAAAACTAGTCACGACTTTTTTTGGAAAACAAATAAAGAAACAACAACTGGAAATAACAGAATAAAAGGACAATTACCTGAAGGAGTAATTGTTGCTCACAAGACAGGCTGGTCTGGTACAAATAAAGAATCAGGAATTACAGGCGCTGTAAACAATATCGGAATTGTATTTTTACCAAACGGAGAGTATTTCATCATAAGTGTTTTCGTTACTGAATCCAAAGAAAGTTTTGACACGAATGAAAAAATTATAGCTGACATCGCAAAAGCAACTTATGATTTTTATACCAAATCGACTAAATAG
- a CDS encoding YceI family protein, whose amino-acid sequence MNRLRYFLLPLMVLSCIDKHKSDAPKVTVKPAVEHNLLIEADTLVLNLEKSKINWVATEMRGIKRRTGIISFKDGFFLIRNGEIVGGKFTVDMETMDATDVPLHENIARRNLLNHLKSDDFFNVKHYPLSTLELTSVHQTKNDSLKISGNLTIREVTKNIDFFAHQKGDNFKTIFTFNRLDWNIAYEGSWADKTLVDKDVELAIKIRTE is encoded by the coding sequence ATGAATAGGTTGCGTTATTTTCTTCTTCCTTTGATGGTGCTCTCTTGTATCGACAAACATAAATCGGACGCCCCAAAAGTAACGGTAAAACCAGCGGTTGAACATAACCTTTTAATTGAAGCCGACACGCTTGTACTCAATCTTGAAAAATCAAAAATCAATTGGGTAGCAACAGAAATGCGTGGAATAAAAAGGCGTACGGGAATCATATCATTTAAAGATGGCTTTTTCCTTATCCGAAATGGCGAAATAGTTGGCGGAAAATTTACTGTTGATATGGAAACAATGGACGCAACTGATGTTCCATTGCACGAAAATATTGCAAGAAGAAATCTTCTTAATCATCTGAAAAGCGATGATTTTTTTAATGTTAAACATTATCCTTTATCAACATTGGAATTGACCAGTGTGCACCAAACAAAAAACGACAGTCTTAAAATTTCAGGAAACTTAACCATTCGAGAGGTTACAAAGAACATAGATTTTTTTGCACATCAGAAAGGTGACAATTTTAAAACCATATTTACCTTTAACCGACTTGATTGGAACATTGCCTATGAGGGAAGTTGGGCTGACAAAACCCTAGTGGACAAAGACGTGGAATTGGCAATAAAAATTAGAACAGAATAA
- a CDS encoding intradiol ring-cleavage dioxygenase — MSVKIEKIRLTLLLVLWVCTSCNAQTKHSTTKLIGGGCEGCDAIYEYGDKKLTTIDTLPEFQNNEPKLRIKGIVFKKDGKTPVENVIIYIYHTNRQGIYETKGNEKGWAKRHGFIRGWAKTGKDGKYAFYTFRPASYPDRSEPEHIHLTVKEPEKNEYYLDDYLFDDDPILTKSKRDKLNNRGGSGIMKPIRENGVLTIERNIILGKNIPNYE; from the coding sequence ATGAGCGTTAAGATTGAAAAAATTAGACTAACCCTTTTATTAGTATTATGGGTTTGTACATCCTGCAATGCCCAAACGAAGCATTCGACGACCAAACTTATTGGTGGAGGTTGCGAAGGTTGTGATGCAATATATGAGTATGGTGATAAAAAATTAACCACAATTGACACTCTTCCCGAATTTCAAAACAATGAACCCAAATTGAGAATCAAGGGAATTGTTTTCAAAAAGGACGGCAAGACACCAGTAGAAAATGTCATTATTTATATCTACCATACTAACAGACAAGGCATTTATGAAACCAAAGGCAATGAAAAAGGTTGGGCAAAAAGACACGGGTTTATACGAGGTTGGGCAAAAACAGGCAAAGACGGGAAATATGCATTTTACACCTTCAGACCAGCATCTTATCCCGACAGAAGTGAACCTGAACATATCCATTTAACGGTGAAAGAACCTGAAAAAAACGAATACTATCTTGATGACTATCTTTTTGACGATGACCCAATACTCACCAAAAGCAAAAGGGATAAGTTAAATAACCGAGGTGGTTCTGGAATTATGAAACCAATTAGGGAAAACGGAGTGCTTACTATCGAGCGGAACATCATTTTAGGCAAAAACATTCCTAATTATGAATAG
- a CDS encoding LytTR family DNA-binding domain-containing protein, giving the protein MVNLIITGRNKHNSSENIRKLLMVLSGVFLCIVGLTIFQDFLESKRNGYPFHFNESILFKTIWFLFIPILAVLHKKLENETFDSFRKTLIFIVTPIIVHVFILPFVAVVLSVLFYEGRYDLYKFFSYTLARDLYKLVIVYTSFVLGYKYFITLKRNTYIEEIKPKLSTIIINNGRENVVVNVKDIIQITSATPYICIHLENKRHLHSETLKSMCGQLDSNVFVRIHKSSMVNISKVSSFKSRLNGDYDLQLANGDLVRLSRTYATDFKNRFGTGHQVNL; this is encoded by the coding sequence ATGGTAAACTTAATTATAACGGGCAGAAATAAACATAATTCTTCAGAGAACATTAGAAAGTTACTTATGGTGCTTTCAGGAGTTTTTCTCTGCATTGTAGGTTTAACCATATTTCAGGATTTCTTGGAATCGAAAAGAAATGGGTATCCCTTCCATTTCAACGAATCCATACTTTTCAAAACCATTTGGTTTCTATTCATTCCAATATTAGCAGTACTGCACAAAAAACTGGAAAATGAAACATTCGATAGCTTTCGTAAAACACTGATATTCATTGTAACACCCATCATAGTGCATGTTTTCATCTTACCTTTCGTTGCTGTAGTTCTCTCTGTACTTTTCTACGAAGGCAGGTATGACCTGTACAAATTCTTTTCATATACATTGGCACGCGACTTGTATAAATTGGTTATTGTTTACACAAGCTTTGTATTGGGTTATAAGTATTTTATAACCCTTAAACGGAACACATATATTGAGGAAATAAAACCTAAATTGAGTACCATTATCATCAACAACGGTAGGGAAAATGTGGTGGTCAATGTTAAAGACATTATACAAATCACTTCCGCCACACCCTATATCTGCATCCATCTAGAAAACAAAAGGCATCTGCATTCCGAAACACTAAAATCTATGTGTGGCCAGTTGGATAGCAATGTCTTTGTTCGTATACATAAATCCAGCATGGTTAACATCTCAAAAGTCAGCTCTTTCAAGTCAAGGCTTAATGGCGACTACGATTTACAATTGGCAAACGGAGATTTAGTAAGGTTAAGTAGAACATATGCAACCGATTTCAAAAATCGCTTCGGTACAGGTCATCAGGTCAATCTATAA
- a CDS encoding alpha/beta hydrolase, which translates to MKNTILLFALLVATFSANSQTIYSKAYGNSNDKPLIYLHGGPGFNAAGFEVTTAQKLAENGFYVIAYDRRGEGRSLEKNAAFTFNETFEDLNLIYDTFNITSATLVGHSFGGIIATLYAEKYPNKVKAVVLVSAPLSTQESFSTVLNSSKAIYFSKKDTVNLNYIKILENMDKSTLEYSSYCFGHAMQNGFYYPKAPTKEAVDIYSRFKTDTLLVQYGSQMTYEAPQGFWRNEKYTTLDIKENLRTVLKNSTPIFGLYGKDDGLFSEVQITEIGSLIGKEKLEYMENCSHNLFIDQQTKFINALKNWIK; encoded by the coding sequence ATGAAAAATACTATACTCTTATTCGCACTTTTAGTAGCTACATTCTCTGCTAATTCTCAAACAATTTATTCAAAAGCATATGGAAATTCAAACGATAAACCACTCATCTACCTTCATGGCGGTCCAGGATTTAATGCGGCTGGCTTTGAAGTAACAACTGCTCAAAAACTTGCTGAAAATGGTTTTTATGTTATTGCTTACGACAGAAGGGGCGAAGGAAGGTCACTAGAAAAAAATGCAGCGTTTACATTTAATGAAACGTTTGAAGACCTAAATTTAATTTACGATACATTCAATATAACATCAGCAACCTTGGTTGGTCATAGTTTCGGGGGTATTATAGCCACCTTATACGCCGAAAAATATCCAAATAAAGTTAAAGCTGTAGTACTGGTATCTGCACCTTTGTCGACGCAAGAGTCATTTTCTACGGTATTAAATTCATCAAAAGCGATTTATTTTAGTAAAAAAGATACTGTAAATCTTAACTATATAAAGATACTAGAGAACATGGATAAGAGTACTCTTGAGTATAGTTCGTATTGCTTTGGTCATGCTATGCAAAACGGATTTTATTATCCTAAAGCACCTACAAAAGAAGCTGTAGACATCTATTCAAGATTTAAAACAGATACTTTGCTGGTGCAGTATGGTTCACAAATGACATACGAAGCTCCACAAGGGTTTTGGAGAAACGAAAAATATACAACTCTAGATATAAAAGAAAATCTAAGAACTGTATTAAAGAATAGTACACCTATTTTTGGCTTATATGGTAAAGATGATGGGCTGTTTTCAGAAGTTCAAATTACTGAAATTGGAAGTTTAATTGGTAAAGAGAAGCTGGAGTATATGGAGAATTGCTCTCATAACCTATTTATAGACCAACAAACCAAATTTATCAACGCATTAAAGAACTGGATTAAATAA
- a CDS encoding RNA polymerase sigma factor — MNFETIYATYWQKIFRLCMGYVNDVDAAKDLTQETFIKVWKQLPKFRNESSVGTWIFRIASNTCLRQIQKENKMPKSGLPTDIKEEISETTLENDVYYLYQYISELKEIERIIISLELEDIDQKEIAKIVGLSESNVRVKIHRIKEKLTQKFKKNGY, encoded by the coding sequence ATGAATTTTGAAACTATTTATGCCACCTACTGGCAAAAAATTTTTAGGCTCTGTATGGGTTATGTAAATGATGTAGATGCAGCCAAAGATTTAACGCAAGAAACATTCATTAAAGTTTGGAAGCAATTACCTAAATTCAGAAACGAATCCTCTGTGGGAACTTGGATTTTTAGAATTGCCTCTAACACTTGTTTACGTCAAATTCAAAAAGAAAATAAAATGCCTAAGTCTGGATTGCCCACAGACATTAAGGAAGAAATTTCAGAAACAACGTTAGAAAATGACGTATACTATTTATACCAATATATCTCGGAGCTTAAAGAAATAGAACGCATCATCATATCATTAGAACTTGAGGATATCGATCAAAAGGAAATCGCAAAAATTGTTGGACTCTCAGAGAGTAATGTTCGCGTTAAAATTCATAGAATAAAAGAAAAATTAACACAAAAATTTAAAAAAAATGGATACTAA
- a CDS encoding OmpA family protein produces the protein MKKICIPLILILASLNSCKDSIEKNSSQDIENQDDVKIVREKEITETKKIDFEITKIPLSSFTIIDLPFFNLPDGYEFSSKNNRDYESIRFWTGNDFELPEGSLFYGRISTTENKQFSILELTKNLNKVFTDAGGVELFQGKVPREAILKNEESNPISDYGLRGTAYGFQGYAKTWTYVIRQDLQNVWIQLNESDDRASLYLSILKTKPIEITTKLINADQMKLTLDQKGMVALYINYDTNKSDIKVEALPTLDEIFKLLSENPNLKISIEGHTDNVGNAQYNMQLSELRAKGILDYLTTKGIKGERLKSAGFGDSKPIAANNTEENKALNRRVELRKIS, from the coding sequence ATGAAAAAAATATGTATACCCCTAATTCTTATTTTAGCTTCTTTAAATTCTTGCAAGGATTCAATTGAAAAAAATAGTTCACAGGATATTGAAAATCAAGACGATGTAAAAATTGTAAGGGAAAAAGAAATTACCGAAACTAAGAAAATTGATTTTGAAATCACTAAAATTCCCTTGAGTAGTTTTACTATCATCGACCTTCCTTTTTTCAATCTTCCGGATGGATATGAGTTCTCCAGTAAAAATAATAGAGATTATGAATCGATTCGATTTTGGACAGGAAATGATTTTGAGCTGCCCGAAGGTAGCTTATTTTATGGAAGAATTTCAACGACTGAAAACAAACAGTTTTCCATTCTTGAACTTACAAAAAATTTGAATAAAGTCTTTACGGATGCTGGTGGAGTTGAACTATTTCAAGGAAAAGTACCTAGGGAAGCTATTCTTAAAAACGAAGAATCCAATCCAATAAGCGATTATGGTTTAAGAGGAACCGCCTATGGTTTTCAAGGATACGCAAAAACTTGGACCTATGTCATCCGACAGGATTTACAAAATGTATGGATACAATTAAACGAATCTGACGATAGGGCAAGTTTGTACCTATCAATTCTTAAAACAAAACCTATAGAAATTACAACGAAACTGATCAACGCTGACCAAATGAAGCTCACACTTGACCAAAAAGGAATGGTCGCTTTGTATATTAATTATGACACTAATAAATCTGATATTAAAGTGGAGGCACTGCCCACACTAGATGAAATTTTTAAACTATTATCCGAGAATCCTAATTTAAAAATTAGTATTGAGGGACATACGGACAATGTAGGTAATGCACAATATAATATGCAACTTTCCGAATTAAGAGCTAAGGGCATTCTTGATTACCTCACAACCAAAGGAATCAAAGGCGAGCGTTTAAAAAGCGCAGGATTTGGGGATAGCAAACCAATAGCTGCAAACAATACCGAAGAGAACAAAGCTTTGAATAGAAGAGTAGAACTAAGAAAAATATCATGA
- a CDS encoding alpha/beta hydrolase, with protein sequence MKQSLSFYLTLLVIKLKGIKNDFSKDPIDINKIRKGDVHYPKNNFFRENHVSNFKVLDSLITEIKQEESSTNLLIFIHGGAFILGPSQHHWDTVKEIAKLTNYTIWMCDYPKAPEHKISEISNNIDAIYAKALQDYDSHKISLMGDSAGGTLVTALIQRLITENRDLPRKIILVSPVMDASMSNPEIVRVDTLDPMLSKKGVLSAKKMCVEKTDLKNRMISPLYGSFVGFPKTILFLAENDITYPDQKLVVDKLIAAKVDIQLVKGKNMPHIWPLLPIMKEAKVALREIIAILNK encoded by the coding sequence ATGAAACAAAGCCTAAGCTTTTATCTAACGCTATTAGTAATAAAGCTAAAAGGTATTAAAAATGATTTTAGTAAAGACCCGATAGATATTAATAAAATAAGAAAAGGGGATGTACATTATCCCAAGAATAATTTTTTTCGTGAAAATCACGTATCAAATTTTAAAGTTTTAGATTCCTTAATTACTGAAATTAAACAAGAAGAAAGCAGTACTAACCTTTTAATATTCATTCACGGAGGAGCTTTTATTTTGGGACCTTCACAACATCATTGGGATACCGTTAAGGAAATCGCTAAACTAACAAATTATACCATTTGGATGTGTGATTATCCTAAAGCACCAGAACATAAGATTTCGGAAATTTCAAATAATATCGACGCTATATACGCTAAAGCACTACAGGACTACGATTCACATAAAATTTCATTGATGGGTGATTCAGCAGGAGGAACTTTAGTGACCGCTTTAATTCAACGTCTTATAACAGAAAATAGAGATTTGCCCCGTAAAATAATTCTTGTGTCACCCGTTATGGATGCGAGCATGTCTAATCCTGAAATAGTAAGAGTGGATACTCTTGACCCAATGTTGTCCAAAAAAGGAGTGTTAAGTGCAAAAAAAATGTGTGTAGAGAAGACTGATTTAAAAAATAGAATGATTTCCCCATTGTATGGAAGTTTTGTTGGATTCCCGAAAACTATACTATTTCTGGCAGAAAATGATATTACCTATCCAGACCAGAAATTGGTGGTCGATAAATTAATTGCCGCTAAAGTTGATATTCAATTAGTAAAAGGGAAAAATATGCCACACATCTGGCCATTATTACCCATAATGAAAGAGGCGAAAGTTGCTTTAAGGGAGATTATTGCGATATTGAATAAATAA
- a CDS encoding alpha/beta fold hydrolase produces the protein MIKINKIKFKVKLYYVCFFLLPILAFSQYLPENGIYHNLKTNDGVSLYVLEIGNNKAENTYIVLHGGFGAEHSYLINPLLPHSNRNRFILFDQRGSLRSPAADSLITFRNFVNDIEQIRKEFKILKINILAHSNGATIALDYLHYHPENVNKLIMIGCPLSIIDSAYFKNIDEPINKYMAALEVWQKRVSKNIEHKKILHNIKDEDKLTGIQFTLLQKILYAANHTYLMNEIEKTENAFFNPNVFNALQSNVGSEEWSKRTSRMSEALTKSAIPIFLINGEYDFVDPYGNAWSPISEQVPFLDFMMIKNAGHNIWLDKPKEFKKILKKVLN, from the coding sequence ATGATCAAAATAAATAAAATCAAATTCAAGGTTAAATTATACTACGTTTGTTTCTTTTTACTTCCCATACTAGCATTTTCACAATATCTACCAGAAAATGGAATTTATCACAACCTAAAAACGAATGATGGTGTTTCCTTATACGTTTTGGAAATAGGAAATAATAAAGCAGAAAACACTTATATAGTACTTCACGGCGGTTTTGGAGCGGAACATTCCTATCTTATAAATCCTTTACTTCCCCATTCAAATAGAAATCGTTTTATCTTATTTGACCAAAGAGGATCTCTAAGAAGTCCCGCGGCCGATAGTCTAATTACCTTCCGTAATTTTGTTAATGACATAGAACAAATACGTAAGGAATTTAAAATTCTTAAAATCAATATTTTAGCGCATTCTAACGGAGCAACTATTGCATTGGATTATCTTCATTACCATCCGGAGAATGTCAACAAATTAATAATGATAGGCTGTCCCTTGTCAATAATAGATAGTGCGTATTTTAAGAATATAGATGAGCCAATAAACAAATACATGGCAGCATTGGAAGTTTGGCAAAAAAGGGTAAGCAAAAATATAGAGCATAAAAAAATCCTACATAATATAAAAGATGAAGACAAGCTTACGGGAATTCAGTTTACTTTATTACAGAAGATATTATACGCTGCAAACCATACATATTTAATGAATGAAATTGAAAAAACTGAAAATGCTTTTTTCAATCCCAATGTTTTTAATGCACTTCAGAGCAATGTTGGTAGTGAGGAATGGAGCAAAAGAACAAGTCGTATGTCCGAGGCACTTACAAAAAGTGCTATACCCATTTTTTTAATTAATGGGGAGTATGATTTTGTAGATCCATACGGCAACGCTTGGAGCCCAATTAGTGAGCAAGTTCCATTTTTGGATTTTATGATGATTAAAAATGCAGGTCATAATATTTGGCTAGACAAACCGAAAGAGTTTAAAAAAATTTTAAAAAAAGTATTGAATTAA